One window of Armatimonadota bacterium genomic DNA carries:
- a CDS encoding glycosyltransferase family 1 protein — protein sequence MRIGIHAHLLHSGESYRNAGISQYIRYLLTALQTEAHDHELIAFVNSGFSEPGLLPNTRIIQSRAPGESAWRRMLFEQMSLPLLTARLRLDVLHGTAFALPIAGTCPGVVSVMDVGFLRFSDKHLSANRRYLTAISKASARRAKRIIGISKATAEDCISLLGAPRDRVRIVYCGVDHEIYRPQPAADVAAFRTAKGLPDRFALFVGTLEPRKNLWSLLRAFSKARKNGLEQDLVVVGGAGWLFEDMLRRVRDEGLDDGVRFVGYASTDEMSLWYAAAEYFVYPSLLEGFGLPVAEAMACGTPVITSNVSSLPEVGGDAVEYVTPTDVEDIATRLSEVGGDADKRSRMRCAGLDRASGFRWDEAARQTLAVYEEARAL from the coding sequence GTGCGCATTGGCATTCATGCACATCTGCTTCATAGCGGCGAGAGTTACCGCAACGCGGGAATCAGCCAGTACATACGGTACCTGCTGACCGCCTTGCAGACCGAGGCGCACGACCACGAACTGATCGCTTTCGTCAACAGCGGCTTCAGCGAACCCGGCCTCCTGCCCAATACCCGGATCATCCAGTCGCGAGCGCCGGGCGAGAGCGCGTGGCGACGCATGTTGTTCGAGCAGATGTCGCTTCCCCTCCTCACCGCGCGCCTGCGCCTCGATGTGTTGCATGGAACGGCGTTTGCGCTGCCGATTGCGGGTACCTGCCCCGGCGTCGTCTCCGTGATGGATGTGGGCTTCCTGCGCTTCTCCGACAAGCATCTCAGCGCGAACAGGCGCTACCTTACGGCCATCAGCAAGGCGAGCGCCCGCCGCGCGAAACGTATCATCGGCATCAGCAAGGCGACCGCGGAGGATTGCATCTCGCTCTTGGGAGCGCCGCGCGATCGCGTGCGAATTGTGTACTGCGGCGTGGACCACGAGATCTACCGCCCGCAGCCCGCCGCGGATGTCGCCGCCTTTCGCACGGCAAAGGGGCTGCCGGACCGCTTTGCGTTGTTCGTCGGGACGCTGGAGCCGCGCAAGAACCTGTGGTCATTGTTGCGGGCGTTCTCGAAGGCGAGGAAGAACGGTCTCGAGCAGGATCTGGTGGTCGTCGGCGGTGCGGGCTGGCTCTTCGAGGACATGCTGCGGCGTGTTCGGGACGAGGGATTGGACGACGGCGTTCGATTTGTGGGTTACGCCAGCACGGACGAAATGTCTCTGTGGTATGCGGCAGCCGAGTATTTTGTCTACCCGTCGCTGCTCGAAGGCTTCGGACTGCCTGTCGCCGAGGCGATGGCTTGCGGCACGCCCGTCATCACCAGCAACGTATCATCGCTGCCGGAAGTTGGCGGAGACGCGGTCGAGTATGTGACGCCGACTGACGTGGAGGATATCGCCACGCGCCTTTCGGAAGTTGGTGGGGATGCCGACAAACGCTCCCGGATGCGGTGCGCTGGGTTGGACCGCGCGAGCGGGTTCCGATGGGACGAGGCCGCGCGGCAGACGCTGGCCGTTTACGAAGAAGCGAGGGCACTCTAA
- a CDS encoding glycoside hydrolase family 3 C-terminal domain-containing protein, with product MNIRVRVRRLIIPAFLLAALPALAQEASMMPFRDPNLPISARADDLISRLTLEEKAAQMENNAPAIARLGIPHYDWWNEALHGVARAGHATVFPQAIGLAATWDTDLHHRVATVISDEARAKYSDAQKKGNTDGYYGLTFWSPNINIFRDPRWGRGQETYGEDPFLTSRMGVAFVTGMQGDDPKYLKTVSTSKHFAVHSGPESLRHSFDAVVSDSDLFNTYLPAFEATVREGKAFSVMSAYNRTDGVPCTASKRLLTDILRDQWGFNGYVVSDCDAVSDVYRGHKTVKTAAEAAAISVLAGTELNCGGTYRQLPEAVKQGLISEKQIDAALKRLLIARFRLGMFDPPELVPFNSIPFSVNDSSEHDALALQTARESIVLLKNAKQSLPLKKDLKRLLVVGPNADDVEVMLGNYNGDPSHPITLLKGIKDKLAGKAEVTYFKGSELAADSPTKADALAEAAKSDAVVMVMGISPRLEGEEMDVKVPGFSGGDRTNIDLPKAQEDFIEAMTATGKPVVLVLLSGSALAVNWANDRIPAIVQAWYPGQHGDAVADVLFGDYNPAGRLPVTFYKSVEDLPPFTDYNMAGRTYRYFGGKVLYPFGHGLSYTSFKYGKPKTSISTDSVDLSLDVTNTGRTDGDEVVQVYVHQVGAPKDRPIKQLKAFRRVHIAAGQKVNAQFTLKDDAFAWYDETVGKFVVTPGRYEIQIGTSSADIRQRATVER from the coding sequence ATGAATATTCGTGTTCGCGTTCGCCGGCTCATTATTCCGGCGTTCCTTCTGGCGGCCTTGCCCGCCCTCGCGCAGGAGGCTTCCATGATGCCGTTCCGTGACCCGAATCTGCCGATATCAGCGCGCGCCGACGACCTCATCTCCCGGCTCACGCTCGAAGAGAAGGCCGCCCAGATGGAAAACAACGCGCCGGCAATTGCGCGCCTCGGTATTCCACATTACGATTGGTGGAACGAAGCGTTGCACGGAGTCGCGCGCGCCGGCCATGCAACCGTGTTCCCGCAGGCCATCGGCCTCGCCGCAACCTGGGACACCGACCTGCATCACCGTGTTGCGACTGTAATAAGCGACGAAGCGAGGGCGAAGTACAGTGACGCACAGAAAAAGGGCAACACCGACGGGTATTACGGTTTGACCTTCTGGTCGCCCAACATCAACATCTTTCGTGACCCCAGATGGGGCCGCGGCCAGGAAACGTACGGCGAGGACCCCTTCCTCACGTCACGCATGGGCGTCGCATTCGTCACGGGGATGCAGGGCGACGACCCGAAGTACCTGAAAACGGTATCCACCTCCAAGCATTTCGCCGTTCACAGCGGTCCCGAGTCGCTCCGCCACTCGTTTGACGCGGTCGTTTCGGACTCGGACCTGTTCAACACCTATCTCCCCGCCTTCGAGGCCACCGTCCGGGAGGGCAAAGCCTTCTCCGTGATGAGCGCCTACAATCGCACTGACGGTGTGCCGTGCACCGCGAGCAAGCGCCTGCTGACCGATATCCTTCGCGACCAGTGGGGTTTCAACGGCTACGTCGTTTCCGATTGCGACGCCGTCTCGGACGTGTATCGCGGACACAAGACCGTGAAAACCGCCGCCGAAGCGGCGGCCATATCCGTGCTGGCTGGAACCGAATTGAACTGCGGGGGCACCTACCGCCAGCTTCCGGAGGCAGTGAAACAGGGCCTGATTTCCGAGAAGCAAATCGACGCCGCCCTCAAACGTCTCCTGATCGCCCGCTTCCGCCTCGGCATGTTCGATCCTCCCGAACTGGTGCCGTTCAACAGCATCCCGTTCAGCGTGAACGACTCCAGCGAGCACGATGCCCTCGCCTTGCAGACCGCAAGGGAATCCATCGTCCTTCTCAAAAACGCGAAACAGTCCCTCCCGCTGAAGAAGGATCTGAAGAGGCTTCTGGTCGTTGGCCCGAACGCCGACGACGTCGAGGTGATGCTGGGCAACTACAACGGCGACCCCTCCCACCCCATCACCTTATTGAAGGGCATAAAAGACAAGCTCGCCGGGAAGGCTGAAGTCACGTACTTCAAAGGCTCCGAACTGGCCGCGGACAGCCCCACGAAAGCCGACGCTCTCGCCGAAGCGGCCAAATCCGACGCAGTTGTGATGGTCATGGGCATCTCGCCGCGCCTCGAAGGCGAGGAGATGGACGTCAAAGTACCCGGCTTCTCCGGCGGTGACCGGACGAACATCGATTTGCCGAAAGCGCAGGAGGACTTCATCGAGGCGATGACGGCCACCGGGAAACCGGTTGTGCTGGTCCTTCTCAGCGGCAGCGCGTTGGCAGTCAACTGGGCGAACGATCGCATTCCGGCCATCGTGCAGGCCTGGTACCCGGGTCAGCACGGCGATGCGGTCGCCGACGTTCTGTTTGGCGACTACAACCCCGCCGGCCGTCTGCCGGTCACTTTCTACAAGAGCGTCGAGGATCTGCCGCCGTTCACCGACTACAACATGGCCGGCCGTACCTACCGGTACTTCGGCGGAAAGGTCCTCTACCCGTTCGGCCACGGCCTCTCGTACACATCGTTCAAGTACGGCAAACCCAAAACATCGATCTCCACCGATAGCGTGGACCTTTCTCTGGACGTCACGAATACCGGTAGAACAGACGGTGACGAAGTGGTTCAAGTCTACGTCCACCAAGTGGGTGCGCCGAAGGACCGGCCCATCAAGCAGCTCAAGGCGTTCCGCCGCGTCCACATCGCCGCGGGCCAGAAGGTGAACGCGCAGTTCACGCTCAAGGACGACGCGTTCGCGTGGTATGACGAAACCGTGGGCAAGTTCGTGGTGACGCCGGGCAGGTACGAAATCCAGATCGGAACCTCCAGCGCCGACATCAGGCAGAGGGCAACGGTTGAGCGATAG
- a CDS encoding PBP1A family penicillin-binding protein: MSTTVRRKRRRRVSRLKYALQFGCLSFLLAVVGFAALALYQVTQRLPNIEELGLSSAATRIYSADGVLLARIFSENRDYIHIKDIPQQLQDATVAIEDYRFYSHSGLDLHGIGRALVSNVKGGHLGQGGSTITQQLARNAYELGKQKTLSRKLQEAVVALRLERKYSKKEILEGYLNEVYYGARSYGVQAAAMRYFGKPVSKLDLAESAMLAGIPQRPTEFDPFKNKAAARERRNIVLARMAELTYITPEQARSAAQEPVRLIPRQNNVTNEWKAPHFVDYVVRQLEERYGPETVDRGGLEVRTTLHYGMQQAAEQAVVAGLATAASQHLVTSKTEAALTCVDPHNGYIRAMVGGKEWGKSQFNRAISNKRQLGSSFKPFVYTAALNEGWNQYRTVGDSRRSWPAGNGKRWTPRNYDGRYRGRVSLRTAVALSINLAAINTADAIGIRKAIEVARRLGLKGSLPPYLPTAIGAGGGSTLEMAGAYGAFAVKGKFIEPLSILEVKDRDGNTLEQANPQPQEVVRPEVVQEMDEMLRAVITMGTGRAAGVIPDSFGKTGTTSDERDVWFVGFTPQLSTAVWVGNDNFRPLLHASGGRCCIPIWDAFMQRALQLNPRNRPDLTSPPGSEMPGQREIATPAPGADGMVSLKICPDSGLIATNHCPHWNTRKFKPEDAPTQQCDIHPGTALSPVPARPAPRPVVASPPVPTDTTGDTGDAATETANPPPPEPEPAPAAPAAGIVVLCADTGLRANPYCPRTITRRLTPNTPTAICRLHGPGR, translated from the coding sequence ATGAGCACAACCGTGCGCCGAAAACGGCGCCGCCGCGTGTCGCGGCTTAAGTACGCGCTTCAATTCGGGTGCCTGTCGTTCCTGCTGGCGGTCGTCGGCTTCGCCGCACTGGCCCTGTATCAGGTCACGCAGCGCCTCCCGAACATCGAGGAACTCGGGCTATCCTCCGCCGCCACCCGCATTTATTCAGCGGACGGCGTGCTGCTCGCCCGAATCTTCAGCGAAAACCGCGACTACATCCACATCAAGGACATCCCGCAGCAATTGCAGGACGCGACCGTCGCCATCGAAGACTATCGTTTCTACTCGCATTCGGGCCTGGACCTGCACGGGATCGGCCGCGCGCTAGTTTCCAACGTGAAGGGTGGCCATCTCGGCCAGGGCGGTTCGACCATCACCCAGCAGTTGGCTCGCAACGCGTATGAACTCGGCAAGCAGAAAACGCTGAGCCGTAAACTCCAGGAGGCGGTCGTCGCGCTTCGCCTGGAGCGAAAATACTCCAAAAAGGAGATTCTCGAGGGTTATTTGAACGAAGTGTACTATGGGGCGCGCTCCTACGGGGTGCAGGCTGCCGCAATGCGCTATTTCGGGAAGCCCGTCTCCAAACTCGATCTCGCCGAATCCGCCATGCTCGCGGGCATACCGCAACGGCCAACCGAGTTCGATCCCTTCAAGAACAAGGCGGCGGCACGAGAGCGGCGCAACATCGTGCTGGCGCGCATGGCCGAGCTGACCTACATAACCCCGGAACAAGCCCGCTCCGCGGCTCAGGAACCCGTCCGCCTGATCCCCAGGCAGAACAACGTCACCAACGAGTGGAAAGCCCCCCATTTCGTCGATTACGTCGTCCGCCAGCTGGAAGAACGCTATGGGCCGGAGACTGTTGACCGCGGCGGGCTCGAAGTGCGGACCACCCTTCACTACGGGATGCAGCAGGCAGCGGAACAGGCCGTTGTTGCAGGGTTGGCGACAGCCGCCAGCCAGCACCTTGTCACCTCGAAAACCGAGGCGGCCCTCACGTGTGTCGATCCCCACAACGGCTACATCCGCGCCATGGTGGGCGGCAAAGAGTGGGGCAAATCGCAGTTCAATCGCGCGATCAGCAACAAGCGCCAGTTGGGCTCGTCGTTCAAGCCGTTCGTTTACACGGCGGCGCTCAACGAAGGCTGGAACCAGTATCGAACGGTCGGCGACTCCCGGCGCTCCTGGCCGGCCGGGAACGGCAAGCGATGGACGCCCCGCAACTATGACGGGCGGTACCGTGGCCGCGTCTCGCTGCGCACCGCCGTGGCCCTGTCCATCAACCTCGCCGCCATCAATACCGCGGATGCCATTGGTATCAGGAAGGCCATCGAGGTCGCGCGGCGATTGGGCCTGAAGGGCAGCCTGCCGCCGTACCTGCCGACGGCCATTGGCGCCGGCGGCGGGAGCACGCTCGAAATGGCCGGCGCGTACGGAGCGTTCGCGGTCAAAGGCAAGTTCATCGAGCCTCTGTCCATCCTCGAAGTGAAGGATCGCGACGGCAACACCCTGGAGCAGGCCAATCCGCAACCGCAGGAGGTTGTGCGGCCGGAAGTCGTTCAGGAGATGGACGAGATGCTGCGCGCCGTGATCACAATGGGCACCGGCCGCGCTGCCGGAGTGATCCCGGATTCATTCGGCAAGACCGGCACGACTTCGGACGAGCGCGACGTGTGGTTTGTGGGGTTTACGCCTCAGCTCTCAACCGCCGTATGGGTGGGAAACGACAATTTCCGACCGCTTCTGCACGCGTCGGGCGGCAGATGCTGCATCCCGATCTGGGACGCGTTCATGCAGCGCGCATTGCAGCTTAACCCGCGCAACCGGCCGGATTTGACGAGCCCTCCCGGCTCGGAAATGCCGGGACAACGCGAGATCGCTACCCCGGCGCCCGGCGCGGACGGGATGGTCTCGCTCAAGATCTGCCCCGATAGCGGCCTGATCGCAACCAATCACTGCCCGCACTGGAATACGCGGAAATTCAAGCCCGAAGACGCCCCGACACAACAATGCGACATCCATCCGGGCACCGCCCTGAGCCCCGTCCCCGCGCGGCCCGCACCGCGTCCGGTCGTTGCAAGCCCACCCGTACCGACCGATACCACCGGCGACACCGGTGACGCCGCGACGGAAACGGCCAACCCGCCGCCGCCGGAACCGGAGCCGGCTCCCGCAGCCCCTGCCGCGGGTATCGTCGTGCTGTGTGCCGATACCGGGCTCCGCGCAAACCCCTATTGTCCAAGGACGATCACCAGGCGCCTGACGCCGAATACACCCACAGCTATCTGCCGCCTTCACGGTCCGGGGCGGTAG
- a CDS encoding LL-diaminopimelate aminotransferase — protein sequence MTIHPADRLAAIPPYLFGEIAAAKRKAIAEGKDLIDLGIGDPDRPTPDSIIHAAQEAVANPEFHRYDESASGYPPFLEAASAWFKRRFGVDLNPATEMLLTIGSKEGLAHLSWSLLNPGDLVLAPDPAYTVYKVSAKMAGAEVYEMPMGPANGWKPVLADIPTDVAKRAKLMTINYPNNPTGAVAELSYFEEVVAFAKEYEIIVCQDAAYTEVHYDGFLPPSILQVPGAKDLAIEMHSLSKTFNMTGWRVGFAAGNSDIIGILNRLKSNVDSKGFMALSAAGAYALNEQAHSLDETLALFARRRDALVDGLNAAGWSIPKPKATFYVWAPVPGGGSSIAWAKRLLEEAGVLVIPGVGYGPHGDGWFRMSLTVSGDKNGELLAEAARRIAAVK from the coding sequence ATGACAATCCATCCGGCGGACCGTTTGGCCGCCATCCCACCGTATCTCTTCGGCGAAATCGCCGCCGCCAAGCGCAAGGCCATCGCTGAAGGCAAAGACCTCATCGACCTCGGCATCGGCGACCCCGACCGCCCGACGCCGGACTCGATCATCCACGCAGCCCAGGAAGCGGTCGCCAACCCGGAGTTCCACCGTTACGACGAGTCGGCCAGCGGTTACCCGCCGTTCCTCGAAGCGGCATCCGCGTGGTTCAAGCGCCGGTTCGGCGTGGATCTGAATCCCGCGACGGAAATGCTCCTCACCATCGGCAGCAAGGAAGGCCTGGCGCACCTTAGCTGGTCTCTCCTGAACCCCGGCGACCTCGTGCTCGCGCCGGATCCGGCCTACACGGTCTACAAAGTCAGCGCGAAAATGGCCGGCGCCGAAGTCTATGAGATGCCGATGGGGCCCGCAAACGGATGGAAGCCGGTGCTGGCAGACATCCCGACCGACGTGGCGAAACGCGCGAAATTGATGACCATCAACTACCCGAACAACCCGACCGGCGCCGTGGCCGAACTGTCGTATTTCGAGGAAGTGGTCGCGTTCGCGAAGGAGTACGAAATCATCGTCTGCCAGGACGCGGCGTACACCGAGGTCCACTACGACGGCTTTTTGCCGCCCAGTATCCTTCAGGTGCCCGGCGCGAAGGACCTGGCCATCGAGATGCACTCGCTGTCCAAGACGTTCAACATGACCGGCTGGCGCGTGGGCTTCGCGGCGGGCAATTCGGACATCATCGGCATCCTGAACCGCCTGAAGAGCAACGTGGACAGCAAGGGCTTCATGGCCCTGAGCGCCGCCGGAGCGTACGCCCTGAACGAACAGGCCCACAGCCTGGACGAGACGTTGGCCCTCTTCGCAAGGCGCCGCGACGCCCTTGTGGACGGCCTTAACGCAGCTGGGTGGAGTATCCCGAAGCCGAAGGCTACGTTCTACGTCTGGGCGCCCGTTCCGGGCGGTGGAAGCAGCATTGCGTGGGCGAAGCGCCTGCTGGAGGAAGCCGGCGTGCTGGTGATCCCCGGCGTGGGCTACGGCCCCCACGGCGACGGCTGGTTCCGCATGAGCCTCACGGTGAGCGGCGACAAGAACGGCGAACTCCTCGCCGAAGCCGCAAGAAGGATTGCGGCAGTGAAATAG
- a CDS encoding O-antigen ligase family protein, protein MKPQYSGMARSRREAVDGVSYREIAQPMDIPFLYNKAAAAPRRVDIAALLIILLHAAALVLFVVKPLEGAVLFCVGLTVAVALGRPLPILLVSLALLWVNDPLADLYPLSQYTAWKDVLLLVVFIGWMLRSLVLRRPVVLDSPISRPLLLLVIAFLVGCINSPSMTHAVLGLKACVFYSVWYFVLPEIIRSKRDARALVMAVLFGTVCLSFYNFWAVQQPAYGIFPAGRDGRVLPGALMVHWSPSSSFLPPGILFGMVIAPRLRMWRRILVNIAVVIGVGGLVVTSGRAAWGILLITTLILSALGRRAGLTRILLVAVIVAGVIQTQMSLDVTERAASAFESNDVSADAREAEFTTVTLPFVLSHPFGAGTGSMSAQGSAKVWAGGSDVDFVLQKGIIHNGFLLVAIEIGWVGLAAYIWMLIAAMAASWRAYKKARDPFVKDLALSCLGIVFFFTAMNFALSILTTALIGYDIWVFLGLITLLPRLDDEATNAAGRLASSVAPEPVACR, encoded by the coding sequence TTGAAACCGCAATATAGTGGAATGGCCCGTTCGCGCCGCGAAGCAGTTGATGGCGTGAGTTACCGCGAAATCGCACAGCCTATGGACATACCGTTCCTGTACAACAAGGCCGCCGCGGCGCCGCGCCGCGTGGATATCGCGGCGCTGCTCATCATCCTGCTTCATGCCGCCGCGCTTGTCCTCTTTGTAGTGAAGCCCCTGGAAGGCGCTGTCCTTTTCTGCGTTGGGCTTACAGTGGCAGTGGCGCTTGGGCGTCCCCTTCCCATACTCCTCGTCAGCCTTGCGCTGCTGTGGGTGAACGATCCGCTGGCCGACCTTTACCCGTTGTCACAGTATACGGCCTGGAAGGACGTGCTGCTTCTCGTCGTGTTCATCGGGTGGATGCTTCGCAGCCTGGTACTGCGGCGCCCCGTGGTGCTTGACAGCCCTATCTCGCGGCCGCTCTTGCTGCTCGTTATCGCTTTCCTGGTCGGGTGCATTAACAGTCCCAGCATGACGCACGCGGTCCTCGGGCTGAAGGCATGCGTGTTTTACAGCGTCTGGTATTTCGTGCTGCCGGAGATCATCCGGTCGAAGCGCGACGCGCGCGCACTGGTGATGGCGGTTCTTTTCGGCACCGTCTGCCTGTCTTTCTACAATTTCTGGGCCGTGCAGCAGCCGGCGTACGGGATATTCCCCGCGGGGCGCGACGGGCGGGTTCTGCCTGGCGCGCTGATGGTGCACTGGAGCCCGTCCAGTTCGTTCCTGCCGCCGGGAATCCTCTTCGGAATGGTGATCGCGCCGCGGCTGCGTATGTGGCGCAGGATCCTGGTGAATATCGCCGTGGTCATCGGTGTCGGCGGCCTCGTGGTGACGTCCGGCAGGGCGGCGTGGGGCATCCTGCTCATCACGACCCTGATCCTGAGCGCACTTGGTCGGCGGGCGGGGTTAACCCGCATCCTGCTGGTCGCCGTCATCGTGGCAGGCGTCATCCAGACGCAGATGTCGCTGGATGTGACCGAGAGAGCGGCGTCGGCATTTGAGAGCAATGACGTGAGCGCCGATGCGCGTGAGGCCGAGTTCACGACTGTCACCCTGCCCTTTGTCCTCTCCCATCCCTTCGGCGCGGGCACCGGATCGATGTCCGCTCAGGGTTCCGCAAAGGTGTGGGCAGGTGGATCGGACGTGGATTTTGTGCTTCAAAAGGGCATTATCCACAACGGTTTTCTACTCGTCGCCATCGAGATCGGCTGGGTGGGGCTTGCCGCATACATCTGGATGCTGATCGCCGCGATGGCCGCATCATGGCGGGCGTACAAGAAGGCCCGCGACCCCTTTGTCAAGGATCTCGCGCTCTCCTGCCTGGGCATTGTCTTCTTTTTCACAGCCATGAATTTTGCCTTGTCGATCCTGACGACGGCCCTGATCGGCTACGATATCTGGGTCTTCCTGGGGCTCATCACACTGCTCCCGCGTCTGGACGACGAGGCGACGAACGCCGCCGGGAGGCTGGCATCGTCCGTCGCCCCCGAACCCGTGGCCTGCCGATGA
- a CDS encoding glycosyltransferase family 4 protein: MAATDEGATSESSPGVLYIERNAVLGGTARILLLCMRTAQEMGLRPVLACPGEGRLPDEARAMGIPVEPCNFTAMQRTRNPAKLLGYVAGLRHEGASVTRICRKHRISLIHVHGPISAMYAVNAAKALSLPVICHLHEATPPTLYHRLAWRYAAPIVTAFVCVSQAVRRLAGEIGLPEDRIRIVYNAVDPSFLADDVKAAPDIVGPGPHIGVVGLIVPLKGQDVFLSAAVRLVERLPSAHFYIVGSLAHPDDQPYLDCLRAMAAAEPLAGRVTITGYRSDIPQLMKAWDVVAVPTVWPEAFGLVAAEAMALGRRTVVSAAGGLPEIVEDGVTGLVVPPNDAEALADAIEDLASRPLDDPIGARAALSIRERFSPERFAAAIRELYSQCLPGGQ; encoded by the coding sequence ATGGCAGCGACAGACGAGGGGGCGACCAGCGAATCGAGCCCGGGTGTGCTCTACATTGAGCGTAACGCCGTGCTCGGCGGCACCGCCCGAATCCTGCTCCTGTGCATGCGAACGGCCCAGGAGATGGGACTCCGGCCCGTCCTCGCCTGCCCGGGCGAGGGCCGCCTGCCGGACGAAGCCCGCGCGATGGGCATCCCCGTCGAGCCATGCAACTTCACCGCGATGCAGCGAACGCGGAACCCCGCGAAGCTGCTCGGATACGTCGCCGGCCTTCGACACGAAGGCGCCAGCGTGACCCGAATCTGCCGCAAGCATCGCATCTCGCTCATTCACGTTCACGGACCGATCTCCGCGATGTACGCAGTCAACGCGGCGAAAGCACTCTCACTGCCCGTGATCTGCCATCTGCACGAGGCGACCCCGCCGACCCTGTATCACCGGCTGGCGTGGAGGTACGCGGCTCCCATCGTCACGGCGTTTGTGTGCGTTTCACAGGCGGTTCGCCGCCTCGCCGGTGAGATCGGGCTGCCGGAAGATCGAATCCGTATCGTATACAACGCCGTCGATCCGTCTTTCCTGGCCGATGATGTGAAGGCGGCGCCGGACATCGTCGGCCCGGGGCCGCACATCGGTGTTGTGGGCCTGATCGTGCCGCTGAAGGGGCAGGACGTCTTCCTGAGCGCCGCGGTCCGGCTCGTTGAGCGCCTGCCATCGGCGCACTTCTACATCGTGGGGTCGCTTGCCCACCCGGACGACCAGCCGTATCTGGATTGCCTTCGCGCGATGGCCGCCGCAGAGCCGCTCGCGGGACGCGTAACTATCACCGGATACCGCAGCGACATACCGCAACTGATGAAGGCGTGGGACGTGGTGGCCGTGCCGACCGTGTGGCCGGAGGCTTTCGGGTTGGTGGCCGCCGAGGCCATGGCCCTCGGCCGGCGCACCGTGGTGTCCGCTGCCGGCGGGCTGCCGGAGATCGTGGAGGATGGCGTTACGGGGCTGGTGGTACCGCCGAATGACGCGGAAGCCCTCGCGGACGCGATCGAGGACCTGGCATCGCGGCCTTTGGACGATCCGATTGGCGCGCGCGCCGCGCTTTCGATCCGCGAGCGGTTCAGCCCGGAGCGGTTTGCGGCGGCCATCCGGGAACTGTACAGCCAGTGCCTCCCGGGCGGGCAGTGA
- a CDS encoding glycosyltransferase: MKVAIIHDWLNQNGGAERVLEEFHAMYPDAPIYTSMYDAERMPAAYKSWDIRTTWMQRLPMVTKKHQLFMPLFPAAFETIDLSGYDLAISSSSAFCHGVLTRTEACHVCYCHTPTRFIWNYFDYAKRERLSAWKRRLLAPYLFKLRQWDRTSADRVDYWIANSGLVKDRIAKYYRRTAAVIYPPVDTARFVPEAGYDDYYLVLSRLLPYKRIDLAIEACNRTKSRLLIAGSGRGTEQLKKLAGPTVEFLGRVPEEQLSGLYARCKAFIFPGEEDFGLTPLEANAAGRPTIAFKAGGTLDTVLPGVTGEYFTEPTVDSLVAAMTAFNPDAYDPAKIRAHAETFDTKVFRAQFQDFVKRSMEAYAKGIPVYDQ, translated from the coding sequence ATGAAAGTTGCTATCATCCACGACTGGCTGAACCAGAACGGCGGCGCGGAGCGCGTACTGGAAGAGTTCCACGCCATGTACCCCGACGCGCCGATCTACACGAGCATGTACGACGCGGAGCGCATGCCCGCGGCGTATAAATCCTGGGACATCCGGACCACCTGGATGCAGCGCCTCCCGATGGTGACGAAGAAGCACCAGCTCTTCATGCCGTTGTTCCCGGCGGCGTTCGAAACGATCGACCTCTCCGGCTACGACCTCGCGATTTCCAGCAGCAGCGCGTTCTGCCATGGCGTGCTCACGCGCACCGAGGCGTGTCACGTGTGCTACTGCCATACACCGACGCGATTCATATGGAACTACTTCGACTACGCGAAGCGTGAGAGGCTGTCCGCCTGGAAGAGAAGACTACTAGCACCTTACCTGTTCAAACTCCGTCAGTGGGACAGGACTAGCGCGGATCGTGTGGACTATTGGATCGCCAACTCCGGCCTCGTGAAGGACCGCATCGCCAAGTACTACCGGCGGACTGCGGCGGTGATCTACCCTCCGGTGGACACGGCGCGCTTCGTGCCGGAAGCCGGCTACGATGACTACTACCTCGTGCTGAGCCGCCTGCTGCCGTACAAGCGGATCGACCTCGCTATCGAAGCGTGCAACCGCACGAAGAGCCGACTGCTGATCGCGGGGAGCGGCCGCGGGACGGAACAGCTGAAAAAGCTGGCCGGCCCGACCGTGGAGTTCCTGGGCCGCGTTCCGGAAGAACAGTTGAGCGGCCTCTACGCGCGCTGCAAGGCGTTCATCTTCCCCGGCGAGGAGGACTTTGGCCTCACGCCGCTGGAAGCCAACGCCGCCGGCCGCCCCACTATCGCCTTCAAGGCGGGTGGTACGCTGGACACGGTCCTACCCGGCGTCACCGGCGAGTACTTCACGGAGCCGACAGTGGACAGCCTGGTGGCCGCGATGACCGCCTTCAATCCCGACGCCTACGATCCCGCCAAAATCCGCGCCCACGCGGAGACGTTCGACACGAAGGTCTTCCGCGCGCAGTTCCAGGACTTCGTTAAGCGCAGTATGGAAGCGTACGCGAAGGGGATTCCGGTGTACGACCAGTAG